A section of the Streptomyces sp. NBC_01363 genome encodes:
- a CDS encoding cobalamin B12-binding domain-containing protein, with amino-acid sequence MTLLARQLTGPGPASTEANTAAVATARRRQTVLVSGLASDSHTWNLVFMQLLIEEQGYDVVNLGPCVPDELLVQECLERAPAMLVLSSVNGHGAQDGLRVIRKLRDERGLAELPAVIGGKLGISGGEGAGRVAELVAAGFDSVFEDGAQEIAAFQRFIGGIPQRALS; translated from the coding sequence ATGACCCTACTCGCGCGGCAGCTGACGGGACCGGGACCGGCGAGCACCGAGGCGAACACGGCAGCGGTGGCCACGGCGCGACGCCGGCAGACGGTCCTGGTCAGCGGGCTGGCTTCCGACTCGCACACCTGGAACCTGGTGTTCATGCAGCTGCTGATCGAGGAGCAGGGGTACGACGTGGTGAATCTGGGCCCGTGTGTCCCGGACGAGCTGCTCGTACAGGAGTGCCTGGAGCGCGCGCCGGCCATGCTCGTACTGAGCAGCGTCAACGGTCACGGCGCCCAGGACGGTCTGCGCGTCATCAGGAAGCTCCGCGACGAGCGCGGACTGGCGGAGCTGCCCGCGGTGATCGGTGGGAAGCTCGGCATCTCCGGCGGCGAGGGCGCTGGGCGCGTGGCGGAACTGGTCGCCGCGGGCTTCGACAGTGTATTCGAGGACGGCGCGCAGGAGATCGCCGCCTTCCAGCGTTTCATCGGTGGCATACCGCAGAGAGCGCTGTCGTGA
- a CDS encoding type III PLP-dependent enzyme — protein sequence MTRYTELAERYGTPLYVYDLDRIAAARQDLFDALPEPFSLFSAVKANPHPEVLRALGAGDGRVCRAEISSLGELAAALEAGFDPAEILYTGPGKTDGELIDAIGAGVRLFSVESLTDMEHVGAAAGVQGVVADCLLRINSASASATTSIRMTGTPSQFGIDTETLGEMLPKLRAVPGTRVAGAHFFPLSNARDEDSLVGEFRHTLSVAADLESEHGLPLRFLDIGGGFAAPYAVPGERPVYEKLREGLETTLDELFPDWRRGTPHLACESGRYLVGDSGVLLTRVVNIKESRGRTFVILDAGINTFGGMSGLGRLLPVAVQPEGPEQAAEIEDGRGLSASLVGPLCTPGDVLGRQVDLPNLRVGDILTIPNAGAYGPTASLLMFLGRPAPAEVLVRGGEVVSASRLEHSRVPLAPSAPSEGPAPVGGGRA from the coding sequence GTGACTCGGTACACCGAGCTGGCCGAGCGGTACGGTACTCCGCTGTACGTGTACGACCTGGACCGGATCGCCGCGGCGCGGCAGGACCTGTTCGACGCTCTGCCTGAACCGTTCAGTCTGTTCAGCGCGGTCAAGGCCAATCCGCACCCGGAGGTGCTGCGCGCCCTTGGCGCGGGCGACGGGCGCGTCTGCCGGGCCGAGATCAGCTCGCTGGGCGAGTTGGCCGCCGCACTGGAGGCCGGGTTCGATCCGGCGGAGATCCTTTACACCGGTCCTGGCAAGACGGACGGCGAGCTGATCGACGCCATCGGCGCCGGGGTGCGGCTGTTCTCGGTGGAGTCCCTCACCGACATGGAGCATGTGGGCGCCGCCGCCGGTGTCCAGGGGGTGGTGGCCGACTGTCTGCTGCGCATCAACAGCGCCTCGGCCAGCGCCACCACCAGCATCCGCATGACCGGCACGCCCTCGCAGTTCGGCATCGACACCGAGACGCTGGGCGAGATGCTGCCCAAACTGCGCGCGGTGCCCGGCACCCGGGTCGCGGGTGCGCACTTCTTCCCGCTCAGCAATGCCAGGGACGAGGACAGCCTGGTCGGGGAGTTCCGGCACACGTTGTCGGTCGCCGCCGATCTCGAGAGCGAACACGGGCTGCCGCTGCGGTTCCTGGACATCGGCGGCGGCTTCGCCGCACCGTACGCCGTGCCCGGTGAGCGCCCGGTGTACGAGAAGCTGCGCGAGGGGCTGGAGACCACGCTGGACGAGCTGTTCCCCGACTGGCGCCGGGGCACACCGCACCTCGCCTGCGAGTCCGGCCGCTATCTGGTGGGCGACAGCGGTGTGTTGCTGACCCGGGTGGTCAACATCAAGGAGAGCCGCGGCCGTACGTTCGTCATCCTGGACGCCGGCATCAACACCTTCGGTGGGATGTCGGGCCTGGGCCGGCTGCTGCCTGTGGCGGTCCAGCCGGAGGGCCCTGAGCAGGCCGCGGAGATCGAGGACGGCAGAGGGCTGAGCGCCAGTCTGGTCGGTCCGCTGTGCACGCCGGGCGATGTGCTCGGCCGCCAGGTGGACCTGCCGAATCTGCGCGTCGGAGACATCCTCACCATCCCTAACGCAGGGGCGTACGGCCCCACCGCGAGCCTCCTGATGTTTCTGGGCCGGCCCGCTCCCGCCGAGGTGCTGGTGCGCGGTGGTGAGGTGGTGTCCGCGTCCCGGCTGGAGCACAGCCGGGTCCCGCTGGCCCCGTCGGCCCCGTCGGAAGGCCCGGCACCGGTCGGTGGAGGGCGGGCATGA
- a CDS encoding AMP-binding protein: MPGHSHGSLVHTLLDEAVSSTPSSAAVSDADGQWSYARLDKYSRAFADWLEAQGLGPGDRLVVQLPTNRELVALFYGASRRGVVFVPLNPNMKAFHLRSVLENAEPALVVGAEGQHETLSTVTTAPVHPFGGVWSEVEKIADRGPRPQTAVDVAPDQPAVLVYTSGSTAAPKAVICPHAQITFATRSMVQVLGYRPDDVVFCRFPMSWDYGLYKVLMCAVGRSEIVLADGESDLRLLSAIRDSGATVVPIVPSLAAMIATLARRSENPAPLVRMFTNTGAALPQPTIETLRDAFPGVRVVRQFGQTECKRVSIMPPGQDRERPDSVGLPLPGTRVLILGEDGEPVPAGESGEIVAAGPHVMPGYWRNPEVSARNFRRHEPSGELRLHTGDYGSLDEDGYLYFQGRRDDMFKRKGIRMSTIEIEAAAMDIPGVRQAAVLPPSDRHDLALFVESDLAPHAILRELAGRLERQKVPATCRVLSDFPLTLHGKNEKKQLAELLDGSDQ; encoded by the coding sequence GTGCCCGGCCACAGTCATGGCAGCCTTGTCCACACCCTGCTGGACGAGGCCGTCTCCTCCACGCCCTCATCGGCGGCGGTCAGCGACGCCGACGGGCAGTGGAGCTACGCCCGTCTCGACAAGTACAGCCGCGCCTTCGCCGACTGGCTGGAGGCGCAGGGTCTCGGACCGGGCGATCGCCTGGTCGTACAACTGCCGACCAACCGGGAACTGGTCGCCCTGTTCTACGGCGCGTCCCGGCGCGGAGTCGTCTTCGTACCGCTCAACCCGAACATGAAGGCATTCCACCTGCGTTCGGTGCTGGAGAACGCCGAGCCCGCCCTGGTCGTCGGCGCCGAGGGACAGCACGAGACGCTCAGCACGGTCACCACGGCCCCCGTCCACCCGTTCGGCGGTGTGTGGAGCGAGGTGGAGAAGATCGCCGACCGGGGTCCGCGGCCGCAGACGGCGGTCGACGTCGCGCCGGACCAGCCCGCGGTCCTCGTCTACACCTCGGGCAGCACCGCCGCCCCGAAGGCGGTGATCTGCCCGCACGCGCAGATCACCTTCGCCACCCGGTCGATGGTCCAGGTGCTCGGCTACCGCCCCGACGACGTGGTGTTCTGCCGCTTCCCGATGTCCTGGGACTACGGCCTGTACAAGGTCCTGATGTGCGCGGTCGGGCGCAGCGAAATCGTGCTGGCCGACGGCGAGTCGGACCTCCGGCTGCTGTCCGCCATCAGGGACAGCGGGGCCACCGTCGTCCCGATCGTGCCGTCGCTGGCCGCCATGATCGCCACGCTGGCGCGCCGCTCCGAGAATCCCGCGCCCCTGGTGCGGATGTTCACCAACACCGGTGCCGCACTGCCCCAGCCGACCATCGAGACGCTGCGCGACGCGTTCCCCGGTGTGCGTGTGGTCCGCCAGTTCGGGCAGACCGAATGCAAGCGCGTCTCCATCATGCCGCCGGGGCAGGACCGCGAGCGGCCCGACTCGGTCGGTCTGCCGCTGCCCGGCACCCGGGTCCTCATCCTGGGCGAGGACGGCGAGCCCGTGCCCGCCGGGGAGTCCGGCGAGATCGTCGCCGCGGGCCCGCACGTGATGCCCGGGTACTGGCGCAATCCGGAGGTGAGCGCGCGCAACTTCCGCCGCCACGAGCCCTCCGGAGAGCTGCGGCTGCACACCGGGGACTACGGCTCTCTCGACGAGGACGGCTATCTGTACTTCCAGGGCCGCCGCGACGACATGTTCAAGCGCAAGGGCATCCGGATGAGCACCATCGAGATCGAGGCCGCCGCCATGGACATTCCCGGCGTGCGGCAGGCGGCGGTGCTGCCGCCCTCGGACCGGCACGACCTGGCGCTGTTCGTGGAGTCCGATCTCGCGCCACACGCGATCCTGCGCGAGCTGGCAGGCCGGCTGGAGCGGCAGAAGGTTCCCGCGACCTGTCGGGTACTCAGTGACTTCCCCCTCACCCTGCACGGCAAGAACGAGAAGAAGCAGCTCGCCGAGCTGCTCGACGGGAGCGACCAGTGA
- a CDS encoding AMP-binding protein: MGEALHGRFLRGVDLAPRNDAVRVGADSVTYEQAHERALVWAGALLRAVRKPPGTVAVLAAKGVDAYVGILAALYAGATVVPLQPSFPPARTRRMMRAAQVSAVIADAAGWAQLPELMAPGPDGEEPLDTGGPDAVLPVLAPGCGPGTHPSVDRIVPEAAGALSEPRPVRPADAAYVLFTSGSTGRPKGVPISHGSASHYFRLQDERYDFTPQDVFSQTFDLNFDCAMFDLFCAWGAGATALWAPPGAYRAMPTFLAESRTTVWFSTPSAIPLVRRLGGLVPGALSGLRWSFFAGEALTCQDATDWQTAAPHSTLENLYGPTELTITIAAHRWEPERSPGIAVNGVVPIGRVNDGHDHLLLDEGGQPASSEGELCVTGPQMARGYLDPADNEGRFLEHDERTWYRTGDRVRRIGEDGELAYLGRLDSQVQIAGWRVELPEIDHALRGCEGVTEAVTVDVAGASGTELAVFYTGSAVPAATFARQLRAVLPQGMTPRHYWRLDEFPLNSNRKTDRGVLRGRAEAWLGAARTHSAPGATTETTSTSSKPSTPTT; this comes from the coding sequence ATGGGAGAGGCGCTGCACGGGCGTTTTCTGCGCGGAGTCGACCTGGCGCCGCGCAACGACGCGGTACGGGTCGGGGCCGACTCGGTCACGTACGAGCAGGCGCACGAGCGGGCGCTCGTCTGGGCAGGTGCGCTGCTGCGCGCGGTGCGCAAACCGCCGGGCACCGTGGCGGTGCTGGCGGCGAAGGGAGTCGACGCGTACGTCGGCATCCTCGCCGCGCTGTACGCGGGAGCCACCGTCGTGCCGCTGCAACCGAGCTTCCCCCCGGCGCGCACCCGCCGCATGATGCGGGCCGCTCAGGTGTCCGCCGTCATCGCCGACGCGGCCGGCTGGGCGCAGTTGCCGGAGCTGATGGCGCCGGGGCCGGACGGCGAGGAGCCGCTCGACACTGGTGGCCCCGACGCCGTACTGCCCGTCCTCGCGCCCGGTTGCGGACCCGGTACGCATCCGAGTGTCGACCGGATCGTCCCGGAAGCGGCCGGCGCGCTGAGCGAGCCGCGCCCGGTGCGGCCGGCCGACGCGGCGTACGTGTTGTTCACCTCCGGGTCGACGGGCCGCCCCAAGGGCGTGCCGATCAGCCACGGAAGTGCCTCGCACTACTTCCGGCTCCAGGACGAGCGTTACGACTTCACGCCGCAGGACGTCTTCTCCCAGACCTTCGACCTCAACTTCGACTGCGCGATGTTCGATCTGTTCTGCGCCTGGGGTGCGGGGGCGACCGCACTGTGGGCGCCGCCCGGTGCGTACCGCGCGATGCCGACCTTCCTGGCCGAGAGCCGGACGACGGTGTGGTTCTCCACGCCCAGCGCGATCCCGCTGGTGCGCCGGCTCGGCGGGCTGGTTCCCGGCGCGCTGTCCGGACTGCGCTGGAGCTTCTTCGCCGGTGAGGCACTGACCTGTCAGGACGCCACCGACTGGCAGACGGCCGCGCCGCATTCGACGCTGGAGAACCTGTACGGACCGACCGAGCTGACGATCACGATCGCCGCGCACCGGTGGGAGCCGGAGCGTTCCCCGGGGATCGCGGTGAACGGTGTGGTGCCGATCGGCCGGGTCAACGACGGACACGACCACCTCCTGCTCGACGAAGGCGGTCAACCTGCATCCAGTGAGGGTGAGTTGTGTGTGACGGGACCTCAGATGGCTCGCGGCTACCTGGATCCGGCCGACAATGAAGGCCGCTTCCTGGAGCACGACGAGCGCACCTGGTACCGCACCGGAGACCGGGTCCGGCGAATCGGCGAGGACGGCGAACTCGCCTACCTGGGACGGCTGGACTCGCAGGTGCAGATCGCGGGATGGCGCGTGGAGCTCCCCGAGATCGACCACGCGCTGCGCGGCTGCGAGGGCGTCACCGAGGCGGTCACGGTCGATGTGGCCGGCGCTTCGGGCACCGAACTCGCGGTCTTCTACACCGGTTCGGCCGTGCCCGCCGCCACGTTCGCCCGGCAGCTGCGGGCGGTCCTGCCGCAGGGCATGACGCCCAGGCACTACTGGCGGCTGGACGAGTTCCCGCTCAATTCCAACCGGAAGACCGACCGGGGTGTACTGCGGGGCCGTGCCGAGGCGTGGCTGGGAGCGGCCCGTACGCACAGCGCCCCCGGCGCCACCACTGAGACCACCAGCACGTCCAGCAAGCCCAGCACGCCGACGACCTGA
- a CDS encoding phosphopantetheine-binding protein, producing MWDQKFEDLLRRFLPFLGAGEKLAEDTTLRDLGLDSLGIVELLAALEQTYDVRFQDEALGQETFQTPGVLWKVLSGLVEEQAA from the coding sequence ATGTGGGACCAGAAGTTCGAGGATCTGCTACGCAGGTTCCTGCCGTTCCTCGGCGCCGGCGAGAAGCTCGCCGAGGACACCACGCTGCGCGACCTGGGCCTGGACTCGCTCGGCATCGTCGAGCTGCTCGCGGCGCTGGAGCAGACGTACGACGTGCGGTTCCAGGACGAGGCACTCGGCCAGGAGACGTTCCAGACCCCCGGTGTGCTGTGGAAGGTGCTGTCCGGTCTGGTCGAGGAGCAGGCCGCCTGA
- a CDS encoding ACP S-malonyltransferase, with product MTTASPTGTAMIFPGMGPTPFAEVGKFMVINPYARKLIATADQVLGYSLLDRYRQTEGDYSEYAQVAFMVNSLALAQWAGHTLGVEAELCTGPSFGEKPAAAFSGALDFPDAVRATAGFARLLEDYFSTEFKDLVTHSFVRVPEDKLREVLAELDERGETYEISCYIDDDFYMLTLREHNLEWLKPRLRSLGGMSLYSMRPPMHCSAFGGLRARAQEEVFGPLDFADPRIPVVADQDGSLITTGEGVRTMLLDSCVRPMRWPAVVDALREAGVGTVCVAGKDSLFGRVRRTTSNFEVVPVTPRVALQPRPQPART from the coding sequence ATGACCACCGCATCCCCGACCGGTACCGCGATGATCTTCCCCGGCATGGGGCCCACCCCTTTCGCGGAGGTCGGGAAGTTCATGGTCATCAACCCCTACGCCCGGAAGCTGATCGCCACCGCCGACCAGGTCCTCGGGTACTCGCTGCTCGACCGCTACCGGCAGACCGAGGGCGACTACAGCGAATACGCCCAGGTCGCGTTCATGGTCAACTCGCTGGCGCTGGCCCAGTGGGCCGGGCACACGCTGGGTGTCGAGGCCGAGCTGTGCACGGGCCCGAGCTTCGGCGAGAAGCCGGCCGCCGCGTTCAGCGGCGCGCTGGACTTCCCCGACGCCGTCCGCGCCACCGCCGGATTCGCGCGCCTGCTGGAGGACTACTTCAGTACGGAGTTCAAGGACCTGGTCACCCACTCCTTCGTGCGTGTGCCCGAGGACAAGCTGCGAGAAGTACTGGCGGAGCTGGACGAACGCGGCGAGACGTACGAGATCTCCTGCTACATCGACGACGACTTCTACATGCTCACGCTGCGCGAGCACAACCTCGAATGGCTGAAGCCCAGGCTGCGTTCACTGGGCGGCATGTCGCTGTACTCGATGCGGCCGCCGATGCACTGCTCGGCATTCGGAGGACTGCGCGCCCGCGCCCAGGAAGAGGTCTTCGGGCCCCTGGACTTCGCCGACCCGCGGATCCCGGTCGTCGCGGATCAGGACGGCTCGCTGATCACCACGGGTGAGGGGGTGCGCACCATGCTGCTGGACAGCTGCGTACGCCCGATGCGCTGGCCCGCGGTCGTCGACGCGCTGCGCGAAGCCGGCGTCGGCACCGTGTGCGTGGCCGGTAAGGACAGTCTCTTCGGCCGGGTGCGGCGCACGACGTCCAACTTCGAGGTGGTACCGGTCACGCCGCGGGTCGCTCTCCAGCCGAGGCCGCAGCCCGCCCGTACCTGA
- a CDS encoding ferredoxin, translating into MSSWAIAVDRTACIGASVCANYAPGHFELRSGKSYPRVGTTEPDEAALDAAETCPVSAITVHDTSTGVLLAPEE; encoded by the coding sequence GTGAGCAGTTGGGCCATCGCCGTCGACCGGACGGCCTGCATCGGCGCGTCGGTGTGCGCCAATTACGCGCCCGGCCACTTCGAGTTGCGGTCCGGCAAGTCCTACCCGCGGGTCGGGACGACGGAACCCGACGAGGCGGCGCTGGACGCCGCGGAGACCTGCCCGGTGTCCGCGATCACGGTGCACGACACCAGCACCGGCGTGCTGCTCGCTCCCGAGGAGTAG
- a CDS encoding cytochrome P450, which yields MTTAQEVRAYPFSEPDRLILDPMYAKLRTEEPLSRVQFPIGEPAWLATRYQDVRTVLADPRFSRAMARTRNQPRTHPGEHLDDGLVGMDAPDHARLRKLVAKAFTGRRVELMRADTQRIVNGLADTMVEQGGPFEMVENFAVPVPVTVISEMLGVPAADRPKLRVWSEAMVSTTALPWEEMERNAKELFAYIGELVAERRRNPTEDLLGALVKTRDEDGDRLSEEELVMHVTGGLLITGTETTASQIPNFLYALLSQRDQWELLCSKPELVPQAVEELVRWIPLNYSAMFARYALEDVQFGDVTVKAGEPVLGSVASANRDPEIFEDPERLDVTRENNPHIGFGHGPHHCLGAQLARMELQSVLSTLIERFPTLDIADVEDSVVWKQGMLVRGPKRLRVTW from the coding sequence GTGACCACTGCTCAGGAGGTTCGCGCATATCCGTTCAGCGAGCCGGACCGGCTCATACTCGACCCCATGTACGCGAAGCTGCGTACGGAGGAACCGCTGAGCCGGGTGCAGTTCCCGATCGGCGAACCCGCCTGGCTGGCCACGCGCTACCAGGACGTACGCACCGTCCTGGCCGACCCCCGCTTCAGCCGGGCGATGGCCAGGACGCGCAACCAGCCGCGCACCCACCCCGGCGAGCACTTGGACGACGGCCTGGTCGGCATGGACGCACCGGACCACGCCCGACTTCGCAAGCTGGTCGCCAAGGCGTTCACCGGGCGCCGCGTGGAGCTGATGCGCGCGGACACCCAGCGGATCGTGAACGGCCTGGCCGACACCATGGTCGAGCAGGGCGGCCCCTTCGAGATGGTGGAGAACTTCGCCGTCCCCGTGCCGGTGACGGTGATCTCCGAGATGCTGGGTGTGCCGGCGGCGGACCGCCCCAAGCTGCGCGTCTGGTCCGAGGCGATGGTCTCCACGACGGCGCTGCCGTGGGAAGAGATGGAGCGCAACGCCAAGGAGCTGTTCGCCTACATCGGCGAGCTGGTCGCGGAGCGGCGTCGCAATCCCACCGAGGACCTGCTCGGCGCGCTGGTCAAGACGCGTGACGAGGACGGCGACCGGCTGAGCGAGGAGGAGCTGGTCATGCATGTGACCGGTGGCCTGCTCATCACCGGCACCGAGACGACCGCCTCGCAGATCCCCAACTTCCTCTACGCACTGCTCAGCCAGCGCGACCAGTGGGAACTGCTCTGCTCGAAACCGGAGTTGGTGCCGCAGGCGGTCGAGGAACTGGTGCGCTGGATCCCGCTGAACTACTCCGCGATGTTCGCCAGGTACGCCCTGGAGGACGTCCAGTTCGGTGATGTCACGGTGAAGGCCGGTGAACCGGTGCTCGGTTCGGTGGCCTCGGCCAACCGCGACCCCGAGATCTTCGAGGACCCCGAGCGGCTCGACGTGACCCGCGAGAACAATCCGCACATCGGCTTCGGTCACGGGCCGCACCACTGTCTGGGCGCCCAGCTCGCGCGGATGGAGCTCCAGAGCGTGCTGAGCACCCTCATCGAGCGCTTCCCCACCCTGGACATCGCCGATGTCGAGGACAGTGTCGTCTGGAAGCAGGGAATGCTGGTGCGCGGTCCGAAGCGGCTGCGAGTGACTTGGTGA
- a CDS encoding proline iminopeptidase-family hydrolase, whose translation MPATPTARGTAPFGDYKTWYRVTGDLRCGLPPVVVLHGGPGSTHDYLLSMTALAEAGRPVVHYDQLGNGGSTRLPDNGTDFWTVQLFRDELDNLLRHLGVADNYILFGQSWGGMLAAAHASDRPAGLRGLVIANSPASMPLWLQEMKVLREQLPPEVQETLLQHEAAGTTDTDEYFAAMRVFYDRHVCRVLPWPRDYLATFMEINDDPTVYHAMNGPNEFHVIGTLKDWSVEDRLPHIEVPTLLISGRYDEATPATVRPYFERIPKVRWEIFEESSHMPHIEEPERFTSVMVGFLKEIQEHQELNNLKDEARG comes from the coding sequence ATGCCCGCGACACCGACCGCCAGAGGAACCGCCCCCTTCGGCGATTACAAGACCTGGTACCGCGTCACCGGGGATCTCCGCTGCGGACTGCCGCCCGTCGTCGTACTGCACGGTGGTCCCGGCAGCACGCACGACTACCTGCTGAGCATGACGGCCCTGGCGGAGGCCGGCCGGCCGGTAGTCCACTACGACCAGCTGGGGAACGGCGGGTCGACGCGGCTGCCGGACAACGGGACGGACTTCTGGACCGTCCAGCTCTTCCGGGACGAACTCGACAACCTGTTGCGGCACCTCGGGGTGGCCGACAACTACATTCTGTTCGGTCAGTCCTGGGGCGGGATGCTGGCCGCGGCTCATGCCTCCGACCGGCCGGCCGGACTACGCGGCCTGGTGATCGCCAACTCACCGGCGTCGATGCCGCTGTGGCTCCAGGAGATGAAGGTGCTCAGGGAGCAGCTTCCGCCAGAGGTGCAGGAGACGCTGCTCCAGCACGAGGCCGCGGGCACCACGGACACCGACGAATACTTCGCGGCCATGCGGGTCTTCTACGACCGTCATGTGTGCCGCGTCCTTCCGTGGCCCCGGGACTATCTGGCCACCTTCATGGAGATCAATGACGATCCGACCGTCTACCACGCCATGAACGGGCCCAATGAATTCCATGTCATCGGGACGCTCAAGGACTGGTCGGTCGAAGACCGGCTGCCGCACATCGAAGTACCGACCCTATTGATCAGCGGGCGTTACGACGAGGCCACGCCGGCCACCGTCCGACCCTATTTCGAGCGCATACCGAAAGTGCGCTGGGAAATCTTCGAGGAATCCAGTCACATGCCGCACATCGAAGAGCCCGAGCGTTTCACCTCGGTCATGGTCGGTTTTCTCAAGGAAATCCAAGAACACCAAGAACTCAACAACTTGAAGGATGAGGCACGCGGGTGA